One region of Chlorobiota bacterium genomic DNA includes:
- a CDS encoding peptidylprolyl isomerase, translated as MAWGQQSPLLIPEATHKVTITTSMGKVGVELYGKDAPKTVRNFVELANRGFYNGQLVHRVIPGAIVQMGDPKTKDSTLRQQWGSGGESIYGGYFEDELNTMTPSYRRGYVEGTLAMANRWPTPNSNTSQFFIMLTDNNKLPKPMKPVFTIFGKVTSGMEVLQAIAKLDLEHGVPRLPVRIVEVTATPM; from the coding sequence ATGGCTTGGGGGCAGCAATCGCCGTTGCTGATACCGGAGGCCACCCACAAGGTGACGATCACGACATCTATGGGGAAAGTGGGGGTGGAGCTGTACGGCAAGGACGCGCCAAAAACCGTGCGGAATTTTGTTGAGTTGGCCAACCGTGGATTCTACAACGGGCAGCTTGTGCACCGCGTTATCCCCGGGGCGATTGTGCAGATGGGCGACCCGAAAACAAAGGACAGCACGCTACGCCAACAATGGGGAAGCGGCGGGGAGTCCATCTACGGCGGGTATTTTGAGGACGAACTGAACACGATGACCCCAAGTTATCGGCGTGGATATGTGGAGGGGACGCTGGCAATGGCCAACCGCTGGCCCACGCCGAACTCCAACACCAGCCAGTTCTTCATCATGCTGACCGACAACAACAAGTTGCCGAAGCCGATGAAGCCGGTGTTCACCATCTTCGGGAAGGTGACATCGGGGATGGAGGTGCTTCAGGCGATTGCCAAATTGGACTTGGAACACGGCGTGCCCCGCCTTCCGGTGCGGATTGTTGAAGTAACGGCAACGCCGATGTAG
- a CDS encoding peptidylprolyl isomerase: MTNFTIPSFALAAAAAGLLLAGCGGGSSTTSTSGSAEAQPEVTHTAVMKTSMGTIEIELYGKDAPKAVGNFVGLANKGFYKDILFHRVVPGFVIQAGDPKTKDPALVSEWGTGGNSIYPNILFEDELNAQTPSYKLGYREGCLAMANSGKNTNTSQFFIVLDNNVKERLPHNYTIFGFVRSGMEVAHKIEGVKLGGMTGQLPAEPIKIISIEAAEE; the protein is encoded by the coding sequence ATGACCAACTTCACGATTCCTTCCTTTGCCCTTGCCGCCGCTGCTGCGGGGCTGCTTCTTGCCGGATGCGGCGGGGGAAGCTCAACCACATCCACCAGCGGATCCGCGGAAGCGCAGCCAGAAGTGACCCACACGGCGGTGATGAAAACTTCCATGGGAACAATCGAGATTGAACTGTACGGAAAGGATGCCCCAAAAGCAGTGGGAAATTTTGTGGGGCTGGCCAATAAAGGCTTCTACAAGGACATCCTGTTCCACCGGGTTGTGCCTGGGTTTGTTATCCAGGCCGGCGACCCCAAGACCAAGGACCCCGCGCTGGTAAGCGAATGGGGAACCGGGGGGAACTCCATCTACCCAAACATTTTGTTCGAGGATGAGCTGAACGCGCAAACCCCAAGCTACAAACTTGGCTACCGCGAAGGCTGCTTGGCAATGGCGAACTCCGGCAAGAACACCAACACCAGCCAGTTCTTTATTGTGCTGGATAACAACGTGAAGGAGCGGCTTCCGCACAACTACACCATCTTCGGATTTGTCCGGAGCGGCATGGAAGTTGCTCACAAAATTGAAGGAGTGAAACTTGGTGGCATGACCGGCCAACTGCCTGCCGAGCCAATCAAGATTATCAGCATTGAGGCGGCCGAGGAGTAG
- a CDS encoding peptidylprolyl isomerase, translating into MSQRLFLPLALLLLIAGCGKKDQPGSAPGSAGNLSDTAQLAPPAPPPPAATPTDTAAQAGPVATHTATIHTGLGQIEVELYGNDAPKTVENFVGLSKKKFYNGIGFHRVVPGFVIQAGDPLSKDPKQYAKWGTGSESIYGGEFADELNPASPSGRRGYVTGTLAMANHGPNTNGSQFFIVLDGRGGSGLTYSYTIFGAVRKGMDVAQNIVLAANGVDIPKDPVRIDSISVVAIAPPSAPPTAATPATGATVK; encoded by the coding sequence ATGTCACAGCGACTTTTCCTTCCCCTTGCTCTTCTTCTGCTGATTGCCGGATGCGGCAAAAAGGACCAGCCCGGGTCCGCCCCCGGCAGTGCGGGCAATCTTTCCGACACGGCCCAGCTTGCGCCGCCAGCACCGCCGCCACCAGCGGCCACCCCAACCGACACCGCTGCCCAAGCCGGGCCGGTGGCAACCCACACCGCCACCATCCACACAGGGTTGGGGCAAATTGAGGTGGAGTTGTACGGCAACGATGCCCCAAAAACGGTGGAGAATTTTGTGGGATTATCGAAGAAAAAATTCTACAATGGGATTGGGTTCCACCGCGTGGTTCCGGGGTTTGTGATCCAGGCGGGCGACCCACTATCCAAGGACCCCAAGCAGTACGCCAAATGGGGAACCGGAAGCGAAAGCATCTACGGCGGTGAGTTTGCCGACGAACTGAACCCTGCATCGCCAAGCGGGCGGCGCGGGTACGTTACCGGGACGCTGGCAATGGCCAACCACGGCCCGAACACCAACGGCAGCCAGTTCTTTATTGTGCTGGATGGCCGCGGCGGAAGCGGCCTGACCTACAGTTATACCATCTTCGGCGCGGTCCGCAAGGGGATGGATGTTGCCCAGAACATTGTGCTGGCTGCCAACGGCGTGGACATCCCAAAGGACCCCGTGCGGATTGATAGCATCAGCGTGGTGGCCATTGCGCCACCCTCCGCGCCCCCAACGGCAGCGACCCCTGCCACCGGCGCAACCGTGAAATAA